A genomic window from Variovorax paradoxus includes:
- a CDS encoding class II aldolase/adducin family protein → MSAVLSIDRNAPQPLKLNPNPQQKYWFDPIPPRTTVQAERRHRQERLAGAFRLFARFGFAQGLAGHITARDPELSDHFWVNPLGIHFSRIKVSDLLLVNSKGETVIGDRPLNKAAFAIHAAIHEHNPKIIAAAHTHSTYGKAWSTLGRKLDTITQDSCVFHEDVALFDDFTGMVVDTSEGDRIAHALGDKKGAILKNHGILTAGPTVEAAAWWYIALDNACHTQLLAEAAGKPQPIDEATARHTHSQIGGPEGAIHSFDSLYEGLVEAEPELLL, encoded by the coding sequence ATGAGCGCCGTTCTCTCCATCGACCGCAACGCGCCCCAGCCGCTGAAGCTCAACCCGAACCCGCAGCAGAAGTACTGGTTCGACCCCATTCCGCCGCGCACCACCGTGCAGGCCGAGCGCCGCCACCGGCAGGAGCGCCTGGCCGGCGCCTTCCGCCTGTTCGCGCGCTTCGGTTTCGCGCAGGGCCTGGCCGGCCACATCACGGCGCGCGACCCTGAGCTGAGCGACCACTTCTGGGTCAACCCGCTGGGCATTCATTTCTCGCGCATCAAGGTATCCGACCTGTTGCTCGTCAACTCGAAGGGCGAGACCGTCATTGGCGACAGGCCGCTCAACAAGGCCGCCTTCGCCATTCACGCTGCCATCCACGAGCACAACCCGAAGATCATTGCCGCCGCCCACACACACTCGACCTACGGCAAGGCCTGGTCAACGCTGGGTCGCAAGCTCGACACCATCACGCAGGACAGCTGCGTGTTCCACGAAGACGTGGCGCTGTTCGACGACTTCACCGGCATGGTGGTCGACACCAGCGAGGGCGACCGCATTGCACACGCGCTGGGTGACAAGAAGGGCGCCATCCTCAAGAACCACGGCATCCTGACCGCAGGCCCCACGGTGGAGGCCGCCGCGTGGTGGTACATCGCGCTCGACAACGCCTGCCACACGCAACTGCTGGCAGAAGCCGCCGGCAAGCCGCAGCCCATCGACGAGGCCACCGCACGCCACACGCACAGCCAGATCGGCGGGCCTGAGGGCGCCATCCATTCCTTCGACAGCCTCTATGAAGGCCTGGTCGAAGCCGAGCCCGAACTGCTGCTGTAA
- a CDS encoding ABC transporter substrate-binding protein — protein MKPDFPLDRRRLLQAAAALATAGTAGWAQAATPSRDLSGVTLRVGTYKGLWRPLLAASGQANTPYKIDWRELNNGVLHIEAINGDALDLGSGSEIPPVFAARQKSSVKLVAVTHEDLNNQATLARKDAPIRSIADFKGKRVGYVRATTSHYYLAKQLAEVGLSFSDIQAVSLTPSDGLSAFARGDLDAWAIYGYNGQLARTQYGARVIKTGVGYLSGNFPIYANPRALDDALRRAALSDLLQRLQRSFAWINGNFLAYARAQSAETRVPVGDIVELFNGRSGDYSLGPVSDAVVRSHQDVADTFLKIGVLDGPADVKPLWDRSFENALRLPAA, from the coding sequence ATGAAACCAGACTTTCCTTTGGACCGGCGCCGCCTGTTGCAAGCCGCTGCCGCGCTGGCCACGGCCGGCACGGCAGGCTGGGCGCAGGCCGCCACCCCCTCGCGCGACCTGTCCGGCGTCACGCTGCGAGTGGGCACCTACAAGGGCCTCTGGCGCCCGCTGCTCGCTGCTTCGGGCCAGGCCAACACACCTTACAAGATCGACTGGCGCGAGCTCAACAACGGCGTGCTGCACATCGAGGCCATCAACGGCGACGCGCTCGACCTGGGCTCGGGCAGCGAGATTCCGCCGGTGTTCGCGGCGCGGCAGAAGTCCAGCGTGAAGCTGGTGGCCGTTACGCACGAAGACCTGAACAACCAGGCCACGCTGGCGCGCAAGGACGCACCCATTCGCTCCATCGCCGACTTCAAGGGCAAGCGCGTGGGCTACGTGCGCGCCACCACTTCGCACTACTACCTGGCCAAGCAGCTGGCCGAGGTGGGGCTGTCGTTCAGCGACATCCAGGCCGTGAGCCTCACCCCGTCGGATGGCCTCTCGGCCTTCGCGCGCGGCGACCTCGATGCCTGGGCCATCTACGGCTACAACGGCCAACTGGCGCGCACGCAGTACGGCGCGCGTGTCATCAAGACCGGCGTGGGGTATCTATCGGGCAACTTCCCGATCTACGCCAACCCACGCGCGCTTGACGACGCGTTGCGCCGCGCCGCACTGAGCGACCTGCTGCAGCGCCTGCAACGCTCGTTCGCGTGGATCAACGGAAACTTCCTGGCCTATGCCCGCGCGCAGTCGGCCGAAACGCGCGTGCCCGTCGGCGACATCGTCGAGCTCTTCAACGGCCGCAGTGGCGATTACAGCCTCGGCCCCGTCAGCGATGCCGTGGTGCGCAGCCACCAGGACGTGGCCGACACCTTCCTGAAGATCGGCGTGCTCGACGGTCCGGCCGACGTCAAGCCGCTGTGGGACCGCAGCTTCGAGAACGCGCTTCGCCTGCCCGCCGCCTGA
- a CDS encoding cysteine dioxygenase family protein: MIAPLREFVGAFGRLLDSAPNEPRILSEGGALLRTLVARDDWLPEAFAQPDPVRYRQFLLHADSTERFSVVSFVWGPGQATPVHDHTVWGLIGMLRGAEYSQGYALDAQGNAQSQGEAVRLDAGDVEAVSPTIGDLHRVHNAHADRVSISIHVYGANIGAVRRHTYPTEGGRKPFVSGYSNALLPNLWDRSAELASSNTV, encoded by the coding sequence GTGATCGCGCCGCTGCGCGAATTCGTCGGCGCTTTCGGCCGGCTGCTCGACAGCGCGCCCAACGAGCCCCGCATTCTTTCGGAAGGTGGCGCATTGCTGCGCACGCTGGTTGCGCGCGACGACTGGCTGCCAGAGGCCTTTGCCCAGCCAGACCCTGTGCGCTATCGGCAATTTCTGCTGCACGCGGACAGCACCGAGCGCTTCTCGGTCGTGAGCTTCGTGTGGGGGCCGGGGCAGGCCACGCCGGTGCACGACCACACGGTGTGGGGGCTGATCGGCATGCTGCGCGGCGCGGAGTACAGCCAGGGCTATGCGCTCGATGCGCAGGGCAATGCGCAGTCGCAGGGCGAGGCGGTGCGGCTCGACGCTGGCGACGTGGAAGCCGTGTCGCCCACCATCGGCGACCTGCACCGCGTGCACAACGCGCATGCGGACCGCGTGTCGATCAGCATCCACGTGTACGGCGCGAACATCGGCGCCGTGCGGCGGCATACTTACCCGACGGAGGGTGGCCGCAAGCCCTTCGTCTCCGGATACTCCAACGCGCTGCTGCCCAATCTGTGGGATCGCTCCGCTGAACTCGCATCCTCGAACACCGTATGA
- a CDS encoding ABC transporter substrate-binding protein, translating into MTPTLSRRSVLRAGGAAAVVASGGLIASQAFSQQARKLTFAWNAAAFCLSPVVVAQERGYFERNGLQVDLINYTGSTDQLLESLATAKADAAVGMIHRWLKPLESGFDVKIVGSSHGGCVRLVGAKSAGVTNLASLKGKTIGVSDIASPGKNFFSILLTKNGIDADKDVTWRQYPADLLDIAVKKGEIQAIADGDPNIYLIEKRNQGAYVEVASNLSGEYKDKVCCIVGARGELVRKDKATVASLVRAIAQASDYVAENPNESAKLFAKYSPNVAVEDLRALLGTLTHNHHPLGRNLRDEVEFYARDFRGVGVLKKSTDPVRFAEHVSFDPLA; encoded by the coding sequence ATGACCCCAACTCTTTCCCGCCGCAGCGTGCTGCGCGCCGGCGGTGCCGCCGCCGTGGTCGCCTCGGGCGGCCTGATCGCCTCGCAGGCCTTCTCGCAGCAGGCGCGCAAGCTCACCTTCGCCTGGAACGCAGCAGCCTTCTGCCTCTCGCCCGTGGTGGTGGCGCAGGAGCGCGGCTACTTCGAGCGCAACGGCCTGCAGGTCGACCTCATCAACTACACCGGCTCCACCGACCAGCTGCTGGAGTCGCTGGCTACCGCCAAGGCCGATGCGGCCGTGGGCATGATCCACCGCTGGCTCAAGCCGCTCGAATCGGGCTTCGACGTGAAGATCGTCGGCAGCTCGCACGGCGGCTGCGTGCGGCTGGTGGGCGCGAAGAGCGCGGGCGTTACCAACCTTGCGAGCCTCAAGGGCAAGACCATCGGCGTGTCCGACATCGCGAGCCCGGGCAAGAATTTCTTCTCGATCCTGCTCACGAAGAACGGCATCGACGCCGACAAGGACGTCACCTGGCGCCAGTACCCGGCCGACCTGCTCGACATCGCGGTGAAGAAGGGCGAGATCCAGGCCATTGCCGATGGCGACCCCAATATCTACCTGATCGAGAAGCGCAACCAGGGCGCCTACGTCGAGGTGGCGAGCAACCTCTCGGGCGAATACAAGGACAAGGTCTGCTGCATCGTCGGCGCGCGCGGCGAGCTCGTGCGCAAAGACAAGGCGACTGTCGCCTCGCTGGTGCGCGCCATTGCGCAAGCCTCCGACTACGTGGCCGAGAACCCGAACGAATCTGCCAAGCTCTTCGCCAAGTACTCGCCCAACGTTGCGGTGGAAGACCTGCGCGCCTTGCTCGGCACGCTCACGCACAACCACCATCCGCTCGGCCGCAACCTGCGCGACGAAGTCGAGTTCTATGCGCGCGACTTCCGTGGCGTGGGCGTGCTCAAGAAGAGCACGGACCCGGTGCGCTTCGCCGAGCACGTTTCTTTCGATCCGCTGGCATGA
- a CDS encoding ABC transporter substrate-binding protein, giving the protein MTHSSRRQFLVQGTTAAAAIALPGWASAQGRPVLKAGDQKGGLRALLEAAGGLEGLGYDIQWSEFPAAAPLAEALNAAAVDSGPIGDAPLIFALAAGTRVKAIGANRSDSYGTAVLVRPDSPLKTAADLKGKSVATNRGSIGHYITLKAITAAGLKPEDVNLRFLAPADAKLALTQGSVDAWATWEPYTALAEVSHHARVLVSGRGLLPGLSYLAATDSAITAKRPVLQDFLQRVVKAQIWSYRNVDAYSAALARIIGIPPEAAKLQFERRQQKWVPIDAQVIADQQGTADFYRQVGLIKQPLDVKGTFDTGFGVAAG; this is encoded by the coding sequence ATGACCCACAGTTCACGCCGCCAGTTTCTCGTTCAAGGCACCACCGCCGCTGCCGCCATCGCATTGCCCGGCTGGGCGTCCGCGCAGGGCCGCCCGGTGCTCAAGGCCGGCGACCAGAAGGGTGGCCTGCGCGCGCTGCTCGAAGCGGCGGGCGGGCTCGAAGGCCTGGGTTACGACATCCAGTGGTCGGAGTTCCCGGCCGCTGCGCCGTTGGCCGAGGCGCTCAATGCCGCTGCGGTCGATTCCGGCCCCATCGGTGATGCGCCGCTGATCTTCGCGCTGGCCGCGGGCACGCGCGTGAAAGCCATCGGCGCGAACCGTTCCGACTCCTATGGCACGGCTGTACTCGTGCGGCCCGATTCACCGCTGAAGACCGCTGCCGACCTCAAGGGGAAAAGCGTCGCGACCAATCGCGGCTCCATCGGTCACTACATCACGCTCAAGGCCATCACTGCGGCCGGCCTCAAGCCCGAGGACGTGAACCTGCGCTTCCTTGCGCCGGCCGATGCCAAGCTCGCGCTCACGCAGGGCTCCGTCGATGCCTGGGCCACATGGGAGCCCTACACCGCACTGGCCGAGGTCAGCCACCATGCGCGCGTGCTGGTCAGTGGGCGAGGGCTGCTGCCGGGCCTGAGCTACCTCGCGGCGACCGATAGCGCCATCACGGCCAAGCGGCCGGTGCTGCAAGACTTCCTGCAGCGCGTGGTGAAGGCCCAGATCTGGTCATACCGCAACGTCGACGCCTACTCGGCCGCGCTGGCGCGCATCATCGGCATTCCGCCTGAGGCGGCGAAGCTGCAGTTCGAACGCCGGCAGCAGAAGTGGGTGCCCATCGACGCGCAGGTCATCGCCGATCAGCAGGGCACCGCAGACTTCTACCGGCAGGTCGGGCTCATCAAGCAGCCGCTTGATGTGAAGGGCACTTTCGACACGGGCTTCGGGGTGGCGGCTGGCTAG
- a CDS encoding LLM class flavin-dependent oxidoreductase — protein sequence MSQQHQDGVEFIGMIQGQKVSEIHAAKGPSLDRDYVRAFAQAHETAGFDRVLVPHHSTSPDATLTVAYAASVTERIHFMLAHRPGFVAPTLAARQFASLDQFSGGRLGVHYISGGSDEEQRRDGDWLDHDQRYARTDEYLEVLHKVWTAEKPFDHEGAHYRFQNAFSEVKPLQTRNGKPHVPVYFGGASEAAIPVAGKYADVYALWGESLDQARELTTRVRAEAARHGRSVRFSVSFRPIVAETEEAAWARAENILAETKRLRVVQGYNRGGPQQSEGAKRLLAAAEKGSRLDKRLWTAVAQEIGGRSNSTALVGTPEQVADALLDYYDLGVTTFLIRGFDPLEDALDYGRELIPRTRELVAQRVQAQRKAA from the coding sequence ATGAGCCAGCAACACCAAGACGGCGTCGAATTCATCGGCATGATCCAGGGCCAGAAGGTCTCGGAGATCCACGCGGCCAAGGGCCCCTCGCTCGACCGCGACTATGTGCGCGCCTTCGCGCAGGCCCACGAGACGGCCGGCTTCGACCGCGTGCTGGTGCCGCATCATTCGACCAGCCCCGACGCCACGCTCACGGTGGCCTACGCCGCCTCGGTGACCGAGCGCATCCACTTCATGCTCGCGCACCGCCCCGGCTTCGTGGCACCCACGCTGGCGGCGCGGCAGTTCGCTTCGCTCGACCAGTTCAGCGGCGGCCGGCTCGGCGTGCACTACATCTCGGGCGGCTCCGACGAAGAGCAGCGCCGCGACGGCGACTGGCTCGACCACGACCAGCGCTACGCCCGCACCGACGAATACCTCGAAGTGCTGCACAAGGTGTGGACGGCCGAGAAGCCCTTCGACCACGAAGGCGCGCACTACCGCTTCCAGAACGCGTTCTCCGAAGTGAAGCCGCTGCAGACGCGCAACGGCAAGCCGCACGTTCCGGTGTATTTCGGCGGGGCTTCCGAGGCTGCGATTCCGGTCGCTGGCAAGTACGCCGACGTGTATGCGCTGTGGGGCGAATCGCTCGACCAGGCGCGCGAGCTGACCACACGCGTGCGTGCCGAAGCGGCCAGGCACGGGCGCAGCGTGCGTTTCTCGGTGTCGTTCCGGCCGATCGTGGCGGAGACCGAAGAGGCCGCATGGGCGCGCGCCGAGAACATCCTGGCGGAGACCAAGCGTCTGCGCGTGGTGCAGGGCTACAACCGCGGCGGTCCGCAGCAGAGCGAAGGCGCCAAGCGCCTGCTGGCCGCGGCCGAGAAGGGCTCGCGGCTCGACAAGCGGCTGTGGACCGCTGTCGCGCAGGAAATCGGCGGCCGCTCGAACAGCACCGCGCTGGTCGGCACGCCCGAGCAGGTGGCCGACGCACTGCTCGACTACTACGACCTGGGCGTGACGACCTTCCTGATCCGCGGCTTCGACCCGCTGGAAGACGCGCTGGACTATGGGCGCGAGCTGATCCCGCGTACGCGCGAGCTGGTGGCACAACGCGTGCAAGCACAACGCAAGGCGGCCTGA
- a CDS encoding acyl-CoA dehydrogenase family protein: MSALPLRRAPATPEHPSPPSTVDAAVLARLSAQFATTAADHDRSGAFPRENFEALQAHGLIGLVAPAEHGGGGATLATARRVISAVARGEPATALILTMTYLQHHALTRTDSRWPPHLRERVARDAVANGALINALRVEPALGSPARGGLPGTVARRDGNGWKIDGHKLYTTGIEGLSWLAVWARTDEADETTPRTGVFLVPRNAPGVRVIASWDHLGLRASGSHEVVFEDVAIDLDHAVDLRVPADWAPDAGSQTDIDAHATQQAWMTVLLGSLYDAVATAARDWLVGFLNQRAPGSLGAPLASLPRVQEHVGEIEALLRTNRVLLDDATAAVDSGHAQPAADSGLLKYTVTGNAIRAVELALQLSGNHGLTRQNPLERHYRDVLCSRIHTPQNDAILVAAGKRALLSTGAAA; the protein is encoded by the coding sequence ATGAGTGCACTCCCCTTGCGCCGCGCGCCGGCCACGCCTGAACACCCCTCCCCGCCTTCCACCGTCGATGCCGCCGTGCTGGCGCGCCTGTCGGCCCAGTTCGCCACCACCGCGGCCGACCACGACCGCAGCGGCGCCTTTCCGCGCGAGAACTTCGAGGCGCTGCAGGCGCACGGGCTCATCGGGCTGGTCGCTCCCGCCGAGCATGGCGGCGGCGGTGCCACGCTGGCGACAGCGCGGCGCGTGATCTCGGCCGTGGCGCGGGGCGAGCCGGCCACGGCGCTGATCCTCACGATGACCTATCTGCAGCACCACGCATTGACGCGCACCGACAGCCGCTGGCCACCGCATCTGCGCGAACGCGTGGCGCGGGATGCGGTCGCAAACGGCGCGCTGATCAACGCCCTGCGCGTGGAGCCCGCGCTAGGCTCGCCGGCCCGTGGCGGCCTGCCCGGCACGGTCGCGCGGCGCGACGGCAACGGCTGGAAGATCGACGGCCACAAGCTCTACACCACCGGCATCGAGGGCCTGAGCTGGCTCGCCGTGTGGGCTCGTACCGATGAGGCTGATGAAACCACGCCGCGCACCGGCGTGTTCCTGGTGCCGCGCAACGCGCCCGGCGTGCGCGTGATCGCGAGCTGGGACCATCTGGGCCTGCGCGCCTCGGGCAGCCACGAGGTGGTGTTCGAAGACGTCGCCATCGACCTCGATCACGCGGTGGACCTGCGCGTGCCGGCCGACTGGGCGCCCGATGCAGGCAGCCAGACCGACATCGACGCCCACGCCACGCAGCAGGCGTGGATGACGGTGCTGCTCGGCAGCCTCTACGACGCCGTGGCCACGGCCGCGCGCGACTGGCTGGTCGGCTTCCTGAACCAGCGCGCGCCCGGCAGCCTGGGCGCGCCGCTGGCCAGCTTGCCGCGCGTGCAGGAGCATGTCGGCGAGATAGAGGCGCTGCTGCGAACAAACCGCGTGCTGCTCGACGATGCGACCGCTGCCGTCGACAGCGGCCATGCGCAACCGGCCGCCGACAGCGGCCTGCTCAAGTACACCGTAACGGGCAACGCGATCCGCGCAGTCGAGTTGGCGTTGCAGCTCAGCGGCAACCACGGCCTTACGCGGCAGAACCCGCTGGAGCGGCACTACCGCGACGTGCTGTGCAGTCGCATCCATACGCCGCAGAACGACGCGATCCTGGTGGCCGCGGGCAAGCGCGCGTTGCTCTCGACGGGAGCCGCCGCATGA
- a CDS encoding ABC transporter substrate-binding protein, whose translation MTDLLFSKASRRSWLKQGAALSLAAAGSLRVWAQPQQTTLVLGDQAGGLRSLFEASRTLEGAPFAYRWANFQGAAPLFEAQRSAAVDTAMAGDLPVLAAAVGKTPLKIVATRVGKADSLGIVVQADSPLRSVADLRGKTVIVSSARGSISQYQLYGALEEAGVRREEVTVKFVLPTDAAAAFASKQIDAWAIFDPYYTIALQQGGRILRDGRGINTALGFITASEHSLADPARRAAIVQFLDRLGRAGDWALANPEAYAQAYSQLTRLPIESARIITERASVAGRPVSEADIVALQAVADRSARDGILPVRVDVRAITDTSVWKRPA comes from the coding sequence ATGACCGATCTGCTGTTTTCCAAGGCTTCGCGCCGCAGCTGGCTGAAGCAAGGCGCCGCGCTCTCGCTTGCCGCTGCTGGCTCGCTGCGTGTGTGGGCACAGCCGCAGCAAACAACGCTGGTGCTCGGCGACCAGGCCGGTGGCCTGCGCTCGCTCTTCGAGGCCTCGCGCACGCTCGAAGGCGCGCCGTTCGCCTACCGCTGGGCCAACTTCCAGGGGGCGGCGCCGTTGTTCGAGGCGCAGCGCAGCGCGGCGGTCGACACGGCCATGGCCGGCGACCTGCCCGTGCTGGCCGCAGCCGTGGGCAAGACGCCGCTGAAGATCGTCGCCACGCGCGTCGGCAAGGCCGATTCGCTGGGCATCGTGGTGCAGGCCGATTCGCCGCTGCGCAGCGTGGCGGACCTGCGCGGCAAGACGGTGATCGTGTCGTCGGCGCGCGGCAGCATCTCGCAGTACCAGCTGTACGGCGCGCTCGAAGAGGCCGGCGTGCGGCGCGAAGAGGTCACGGTGAAGTTCGTGCTGCCGACCGACGCGGCCGCCGCCTTCGCGTCGAAGCAGATCGACGCGTGGGCCATCTTCGATCCGTACTACACGATTGCGCTGCAGCAAGGCGGTCGCATCCTGCGCGACGGGCGCGGCATCAACACTGCCCTGGGCTTCATCACCGCGAGCGAGCATTCGCTGGCCGACCCGGCCAGGCGCGCAGCCATCGTGCAGTTTCTCGACCGGCTCGGCCGTGCGGGCGACTGGGCGCTGGCCAACCCCGAGGCCTACGCACAGGCCTACAGCCAGCTCACGCGGCTGCCGATCGAGTCCGCGCGCATCATCACCGAACGGGCTTCGGTGGCGGGCCGGCCGGTGAGCGAAGCCGACATCGTCGCGCTGCAGGCCGTGGCCGACCGCTCGGCGCGCGACGGCATCCTGCCGGTGCGGGTGGACGTGCGCGCGATTACCGACACCAGCGTCTGGAAGCGCCCGGCGTGA